Genomic segment of Candidatus Cloacimonadota bacterium:
TTGGCTACTTGAGACAAATCGGTGGGTCGAGTCTTACCAATGAAGCACTGCCTATTCCTGAAAACTCGAACGAAAATTCAATCCCTTCAACATATGTGTCTTTCCGAAATGCAAATTTACTCGCGATCGCTACATCCTGGGCAGAAGTGATTAGGGCAAGTAAAATCTTCATCGGCGCTATGGAGGAAGACAGCAGCGGGTATCCGGATTGCCGTGAATCCTTTTTCACTGCGATGAATGTGGCAATTAAAGAAGGGACAAAACCAGAGACATTGACCGAGATCGAAATCCCGATCATTCATAAAAAAAAAGCTGAAGTTGTTCAGCTGGGAATCAAACTGAAAGCGCCGTTACATCTCACATGGTCATGTTATCAGAGTGAGGATAAAGCATGCGGAATTTGTGAAAGTTGCATGCTGAGAATTAATGCATTCAAAAAAGCTGGATACAAAGATCCAATACCATATAACATTCCCATCAAATGGAATACGTAATAGCACAATATAAGAAATATCTTATTTCCCAGAATTATTCTAAACATACTCTTCGTGCCTATCTTGGAGATGTTGAACAGTTCAACGAGTTCATTAAAAAATTCTTTCCTAGTGAAAATATAAGCATAGACAACATAACAAAATCTATGTTCAGGGATTTTCTCCAACATCTTTCCGAGCAAAAAGACGGTAATCGAACTCTCGCCAGAAAAGTCATTTCTATAAAGGCATTCTTCTCTTATCTCGTCCGAAATGGTTTTACAAATCATAATCCTCTTATTGAAGTTAAGATCCCGAAATTTGAGAAACATGCAGCAACCTTCCTTACAGAAAATGACATGCGCTTTGTGCTGAAGATTCCGGATCAAGAAGATCTTCTTGGCATTCGCAATAGCGCTATCCTCGAACTTTTGTACAGCACAGGTATCCGCATCGGAGAACTTGCAGGCTTGACACTCAAAGATGTCAGCTTCAAACAGAAGCAGATAAAAGTCCTTGGTAAGAGAGCAAAAACAAGGATCATACCAATGGGGAGCTATGCCATCGATGCGTTGGAAACATATCTTAAAGTTCGCAGCTCGTTTCTTAAAAATGGTGACGTACCGGAAGTATTCGTCTCCAAAAATGGTAATCCCCTGTCTTCGGATGAACTCAGATACATCGTTAATAAATACCTGAAAGTCATAGAAAAATCAAAAAATTACAGTCCTCATACACTTCGTCACACCTTTGCAACACATCTTCTCAATCATGGCGCAGACCTTCGCTCTGTTCAAGAACTTCTCGGTCATAGTAATCTGACATCTACAGAAGTATACACCCACACCTCAATGCAAAAGTTGAAAGAAGTATATATAAAAGCCCACCCTCACGGTGATGGGAAATAATCTGAAAATTGACAACAAAATCATTCAAAACATATATATGAAAGCACTATGAGCAAAAATATAATTATTGGAATCGCGGGCGGTACAGGATCGGGAAAAACGACCCTCGCTGAGAGGATCATCGAAGAGCTTAATGAGCCGAATGTCATCATCATCAAGCAGGATGCGTATTACAAATCGCATGATGAACTCAGTTTTGAACAGCGGAAAAATATCAATTTCGACCATCCCGATGCGTTTGACACCAATCTTTTAATGAAGCATCTAGAAAATCTCAAGAACGATGTGCCCGTTAATATGCCGCAATATGATTTTGCAAACCACTTAAGAAAAAAGCAGACAATTCCCATCTCTCCGCACAAAGTGATCATGCTGGAGGGTATTCTTGTTTTTGAGAATAAGAAATTAAGGAATCTTTTGGATATTAAGATCTTTGTGGATACCGATGCTGACGTGCGAATTCTACGAAGGGTCAAGAGGGATATCAAAGACCGAGGTCGCACATTTGAGTCTGTGTACGGACAATATATGAACACAGTCCGTCCAATGCACCTTGAATTCGTGGAGCCCTCAAAAAAATACGCAGATATTATCGTGCCCGAAGGTGGCATGAACAGAATTGCGATCGATATGATCGTATCAAAAATAAAACACATTTTACAGGAAAGCGAGGAAAAATGAAAAAATATATCATACCCTTGGTTGGTTTTCTTTTGGTCGGCACATTTGTTCTTGCTGCCACAGACATGACAGTGTATAATCAGAACTTTGCAACCGTTCGAAGCGAACTTTCAATCGTGTTACAAAAAGGTTTGAATCTATATGATTATGATGACATCCCATCTGGCATTCAACCAACGTCAGTACATCTCGAACCGGTTCGCTCAGCAGATAAAGTTGTGATCACCATGCAAAATTTCGAGTATGATCTGGCGAATACAAGTAAGATTTTAAACAAATATCTGGATAAGAGCATCTCTGTTGTCGTCATCAGTGGTGATTTCTATAGCGGTATTCTGAAATCCTTTGATTATGATACGGTCGTGATCGAGAATTCGATGAGCGGTATTCATATGATAAACCGGGATGAGATACAGACAGTCGATCTCGCAGAAATGCCGCAGAATTTTTATACACGGCCAACGCTGAATTGGGAATTACTCTCAAACAAATCCGGTGACACTCCATGCAAACTTAGTTACATCACGAACGGTATTTCCTGGGATGCTCAGTATGTCGGCATTCTTGATAATGATGATAAAATGCTGAATCTGTCTTCATGGATCTCACTGAGCAATAACTCAGGAAAAGCATTTACCGATGTAACCCTTAAACTTATGGCTGGTGATGTGAACCTTGCTCCCCAATATCCAGCCATGCCTCGTGATAATCTTATGAAGGCAGAAGGATATGGTGGATTTGAAGAACCGCAAATTACAGAAAAAGAATTTTTTGAGTATCACCTTTATACGCTGGAAAACAAAGCTGTCGACATCAATAACAACCAGCAGAAGCAGCTTTCTCTGTTTGACCCGACCGATGTAAAGGTTGAGAAAGTATATCGTTTCAATGCAAATTATGGCAATGATATTTCCGTGCTCATTATATTCAAGAATGATGATAAATCGGGTTTGGGCATTCCTCTTCCCATGGGTAAGATACGCATGTTCAAGACACAGGATAGTGATGCGGCTGAATTTGTAGGTGAGGATTACATTGAACATACACCCCGCAATGAGGAAGTAGAACTGACAATTGGCACTGCTTTTGATATTAAGGGTGAATGTGTACTTTTAGAAAGCACCAGACCAAGTCAGAAATCCCGTGAAGAAATATACGAGTGCGAGATCCGGAACCAGAAAGATGATCCTGTTACGGTAGAGATCACTAAAAATCTCGGCACGAACTGGTCGATCACCTCATCGGATATTTCTTACACAAAGAAGGATGCATATACAATTGAATTCGACGTTAAGGTTCCTGCAGAAGATAAGGTAAATTTTAGATTTACGGTGTTGTATAAGTATTAATGTAATGAAACTCAGGGGTTAAACCATTGCGAAGGACGTTGTCCATTCGAAAGATTTTGGTTTAATAAAAATATTGACTTATATCATATTTCTTTAAATCTATATATAAATGAATAGTTCCATAATCATAGTTGAAAATTGCGGAAGAATTGTACTTCAGAAGAGCTCATGGTCTAAGAAATATCTATTTGGAATTGTATTTCTCATTTATACAATCCTTTTATCAGTTTCACCCCTCTATTCTCAGGAACTGATTATCCATTCAATTGAAATCACAGGAAATTCACATTTCACTGATACTCAGATAATTCAAGCGCTCAACCTCTATCCTGAAGATGAATTCTCATATGAAACACTGAATCGAAATATTGAGAACATACTGCAACTCTATTTTGCACAGGGATTGTACCTCACAAATATAGCCCCGCCAGAAGTTATCCCTTCAAATAATGGAGATGGCGTTGACATAACAATACATATCGAGGAAGGAAAACGTCTTTTAGTTGGTGGTATAACATTTGAAGGTAATAGGTACTTTTCTGATGATAAACTCAAGACCTATCTCTCACAGCGTAAGAACTCTCCCTTTTTCATCCAGAAGGCAAATAATGACATAAAAACCATCTCAACAGTCTATTCTGAAAAAGGATACCCTTTCTGTAAAGTCTCGATAGACAGCTTAACCATAAAAGAAGACTTGCTATATGTTACATACCGCATTCGTGAAAATAAGCTTGTCAGGATATCTGATATCATATTTGAGGGGAATAAGGTATCAAAGCATAAAACGCTCAAGCTCATCCTCAATTTCCAGGAAAATGAGATCTATGATTCCAGAAAAATCGAGCAGGCAAGACGAAATCTACTTCAAAAAGAGTATATAGAATCGGTAGAAATAGTGCCCGTGAATGACTGGCAGATAATGGTTACCATCAAAGAGAAAAGTATGAGTCATTTCCAGGGCGTGCTTGGGTTTGCTTCATCAAAAGATGATGAACCTTTCTCGGAACGATTGACCGGATTCATCGATTTTTCATTCCTCAATATCCTTGGAACAGACCGGGAAGTCCAACTCAAATGGAACAAACTCACAGCAAAATCTTCTGAGTTTTTTATAGCATACCATGAACCATTCATTCTTTCGCAACAGATCTCTGCTGAAGCTGCTTTACGACGTAAAACTTTTGATACAACTTACGTTAATACAGACGTGCAATTCGCGTCTTTCTTTACCATGAAAAATTATAATACATTCGGGCTTCAGTACACGTACAGCAGCTCTATCGAGGATACAGCAAGCATGGAGCGTAATGGAATTGGAGTAATGTTCCAGACAAATAAGCTGGACTATGTTATTAATCCAAGAAAGGGTTATAAAAACACAACAAGCTACTCGATCCGCTGGAGAACGAAAAAGTCTTATGAGCAACTCGTTTCAGAGGAAGCAGAAGTAGTAATTCCTATAAATTATTATAACGTTATTTATTTGAAAGGTCTTACAAAGCTCATTTTCACGAAGAATTATATACTTTCATCCTATGATAAATTCACGTTTGGGGGGTATGAAAGCTTGCGAGGATTTGTTGACAATCAATTTGTATCAGCAAAATTCGGCATCATCAGTTTTGAGTACAGATACCTGCTATCACGTGATTCACGTGCTTTTGCATTCGTCGATTATGGTTATTGCAAAGAGTATAAAAGTTTGATCGGTGTTGGTTTGGGAGTTCGTCTCAAAAGCAAAATCGGTATTATCAAAATAGATTACGGGATCGGTTATCAGGATGGCAAATGGACCAATCCGCTGCAGGGTACAGTGCATTTTGGACTGGAAACAGGTTTCTAAAACAGTATTAAGGAGTTTATTTGAAATTATCTCAACTTGAAATTGTCGGATTCAAATCCTTTGGTGAACCAATAAAATTCAGTTTTTCAAAAGGACTGACAGGAATTGTCGGTCCCAACGGATGTGGAAAATCGAACATCTCAGATGCTATACACTGGGTGCTGGGCGAACAAAATGCCAGAAGATTGCGTGGCGGCACAATGCGTGATGTGATCTTTAAAGGAACACGCAAACGAACGGCACATAGTTTTACAGAAGTATCTATAATTATTGAAAACGATAAGAAGATCCTTCCTATCGAATATGAAGAAGTGAAGATCACCCGAAAACTTTATAGTGATGGAGAAAGTGAATATCGCATCAACGATCAGAACTGCCGCCTAAAAGACATCCTTAATCTGTTTTATGATACAGGTATGGGACGTCGAGCTTACTCTTTTATCGACCAATCAATGATCGAAGACCTTTTAAACAGCTCTGATGAGGATAAGCGATACCTATTTGAAGAAGCTGCCGGGATCATGAAATATAATCAAAGTCAGCGCACCTGCGAGAACAAGCTAAATCTAGTAGAAAATGACCTTATTCGGTTGGATGATATCATCTCAGAAGTCAAATATCAAGTTGGTTCGCTTCGCCATCAAGTGGGAAAAGCAAAGCGCTATCAGAATCTGAACAACTCGATCAATACAATCAAGATACAACTCGCAGGCATCAATTTTTTCAAGCTGCACAAACAACTCGTGCCAATGAATGAAAAATTCCTTGCATTGGAGAAGAAAATTACTGAAAATAATAAGGAACTTGCTAAGTATGAAGCTGACTTCACACAAAAAGAACGCGAACATCTCGCAATAGAAGAAAAGATAAAAAACGAGCAGGCGAAGCAACGATCAATCGAATATGTTATTAATTCATACGAAAAGCAAACCTTATTGAATAAACAACAGATAGAAAATAATAAAAATAAACTCGAAGATACTCATGAGCGTATAAAAGCAATAAAGCTGCAAAAAGAATCCCGTTCTGATGTGCTTGAAAAAGAACACCAAAAGCTTGAAGAAACGAAAGAAGCACTTGTTGAACAGAAGAAACAAGCTGAAACAATCGAGAAAAAATTATCAGAGATTAAAGATCAGGTAAACATACTTTATAAAGAAAATGATGAGATCTATCATAAAATCAATGAGCTTCAATCACGAAGACAGAGAATCCTGAATCAAAAGAATGAACTCGATACCAGACAGCATCTTATTGCAGAACAAGTTGGAAGAATTTCTGAAAAAATTACCGATTATTCAAATAAATATAATAAATTCTGCGAATTGGTTGCCGATCATGAGAAAAAACAAAAAGATAATGCACTTGTTGTTAACAAACTGAGTGAAAAGAAAGATTTATTAGAGAAAGACATCGAGAAAATAAAATCCGACGAACAGACACTTATAGACGAGTCCCATGACATTACAATGCAAATAAAAGCTCTGGAAAATGAGAAACAACAGCTTGTTGAATGGGAACGTAATTTTGCCGGATATTCTGATGGCACCAAAGCAATTCTGGAAAAATTCAAACATAAAGACATCACAACGCTTGCCGAGACCATTTCTGTGAAAGATGAGTATATTGGGCTTGTGGAACAAGCATTACGGAATATGCTTCTCTCAGCTGTGTGTGAAGAAAACGACATTCAGGAAATACTCACCTATCTGAAGGACCAGAAACTAACTTCACAGATCATTCTAAAACATCATTCTGAAAAAATACCAAAAATCACACAAATCGAAAAAACAATTCCTCTTACTGACGTTCTTACCCTTAAAAAAGGTTTTGTACATCCCGAAATTTTCAACAATTACTATATTGTTCAGGACCTGCAAACAGCACTTTCACTTGTATCACAATATCGGGATACTGAAAATCTGCTCTATTTTATTACAAGGGATGGTGCTTTATTCTCTAATCATGGTGTTGTAACTACTCATTGGATTGACTCTTCATCAAAAGGTCTTTTAAGTCGAAAAAATGAACTCAGTGAACTTGATAAAAAAATATCCAATCTAAATAAAAAACATACTCAAGCGCATAAATCAATTGAAGATATTCAAAATCAAAAAGAAGATAAACTAAACAAACTAAAAAACCTCTCACAAGAGATTGCTCAAACATCCGATCAAATAGAAAAAGAGCGGAAACAACTTGTTAATATCTCAGTTCAACGGGATAATTTTAAAGATCTGGTCGCTGAAAATCATGAGGAATTATCAAAACTTGAAAAACAAAAATCAGAAATTGCACAAGGATTGAAGGATATTCAAGAGAAACTTGCAGAGATTCCGGAGCAGGAAGAAGAAGAACTCCAGAAAAAACTCGAATCAGTTCAGGCAACATTGAAGACAACTCGTCGAGAGCAATACCGCCACGATGAGATGTTGAACGACCAGAAAATTGAAGTAACAAAGCTTGAAAAAGATATTGGATATATTACACAAAATATTGTTCGAATTAAAGAAACAGCACTCTCAAACGAACAGGAGATGGCGAGACTTCAAAATTCAATTGAACCGCTTAAGCAGGATATCGAAAATCTCCAAAATGAGACTGATAAACTGGAGATTTCCTTTAAAGAGAAGTTGGACGAACTGAATAAGTTCAAAGAGAGCAATGTTTCGATCGAAAACGATTTTCATGCAATCAGGAAAGTCCTGGAAGAGATAAAAATTACGCTTCATGAACTGGAGTTTAAAAAGGATGTTTTCTCCAGTGAAAAGAGTGACGTTGAACTAAAAATCCAGGAAACAAAAATCAAGATCGATCACCTAAAAGATGATGTCATACAGCACTATCATCATGATCTTTCCCATGACAAACCTGAGGAATATGAAAACCTTAATACGTCTGAATTGATAGCAGATCGTGAAAAACAGGAAAAACGGCTTGAAGGTCTTGGACCAATTAACCTTGCAGCGATAAATGATTATGAAACACAGAAGAAGCGATTAGAATTCCTTAACGAACAGAGACAAGACCTTGTTGATTCGAAAACCAATCTCCAGGAAGCTATTTCACAACTTAATGAAACTGCTGAGAAAATGTTCATGAATACCTTCACGATCATCCAGAAGAATTTTGATATGATCTACAAAGAGATTTTTGACGGCGGTAAAGGTATTCTTAAACTTGAAAATCCGGGTGATCCTCTTAATTCAAAGATAGAAATTTATTCAAATCCAAAAGGAAAAAAGATCACAAATATTACTCTGCTTTCCAGTGGTGAAAAGGCATTAACCGCCATTGCACTTCTCTTCTCGATCTATCTGGTAAAACCAAGCCCCTTCTGCATTCTTGATGAGATCGATGCCCCGCTTGACGACTCAAATGTTGGAAGGTTCCTAAAACTTGTGAATAAGTTTTCTGAAAATACCCAATTTCTTATCATAACCCATAATAAACGAACGATCGAAGCTGTGGACTATCTGTACGGTATTACCATGGAAGAAGAAGGTGTCTCGAAGATCGTGTCTGTCAAACTCGACTAAATGATGAAAAAAATTATTATTCTGCTGTTACTACTCATTATGCATATGATACTCTTTGCACAGCAGGAACCTGATACAGTTTCGAATAATAATCAGAATAGCGACAAATTTATACTTTTTATAAACGGTTCTTATAGCTTTGAGAATAAGTTGTACGATCAAGCAATTCAAAAATTACTGGAATATGCAGAAACGGACAAGAGTAATCTCTTTGCTGCTGAAGCTATGTATCTTGTGGGTAAAAGTTATGCTGCATTGGATAGTATCGAAACTGCGATCTCAATACTTGA
This window contains:
- the queC gene encoding 7-cyano-7-deazaguanine synthase QueC; the protein is MKKEKAIVLLSGGVDSCVVTAIAQKKYHVCLLHINYGQRTDTREEKAFRDIADYYKIKDILDIDIGYLRQIGGSSLTNEALPIPENSNENSIPSTYVSFRNANLLAIATSWAEVIRASKIFIGAMEEDSSGYPDCRESFFTAMNVAIKEGTKPETLTEIEIPIIHKKKAEVVQLGIKLKAPLHLTWSCYQSEDKACGICESCMLRINAFKKAGYKDPIPYNIPIKWNT
- a CDS encoding tyrosine recombinase XerC, with product MEYVIAQYKKYLISQNYSKHTLRAYLGDVEQFNEFIKKFFPSENISIDNITKSMFRDFLQHLSEQKDGNRTLARKVISIKAFFSYLVRNGFTNHNPLIEVKIPKFEKHAATFLTENDMRFVLKIPDQEDLLGIRNSAILELLYSTGIRIGELAGLTLKDVSFKQKQIKVLGKRAKTRIIPMGSYAIDALETYLKVRSSFLKNGDVPEVFVSKNGNPLSSDELRYIVNKYLKVIEKSKNYSPHTLRHTFATHLLNHGADLRSVQELLGHSNLTSTEVYTHTSMQKLKEVYIKAHPHGDGK
- the udk gene encoding uridine kinase, encoding MSKNIIIGIAGGTGSGKTTLAERIIEELNEPNVIIIKQDAYYKSHDELSFEQRKNINFDHPDAFDTNLLMKHLENLKNDVPVNMPQYDFANHLRKKQTIPISPHKVIMLEGILVFENKKLRNLLDIKIFVDTDADVRILRRVKRDIKDRGRTFESVYGQYMNTVRPMHLEFVEPSKKYADIIVPEGGMNRIAIDMIVSKIKHILQESEEK
- a CDS encoding DUF4139 domain-containing protein, giving the protein MKKYIIPLVGFLLVGTFVLAATDMTVYNQNFATVRSELSIVLQKGLNLYDYDDIPSGIQPTSVHLEPVRSADKVVITMQNFEYDLANTSKILNKYLDKSISVVVISGDFYSGILKSFDYDTVVIENSMSGIHMINRDEIQTVDLAEMPQNFYTRPTLNWELLSNKSGDTPCKLSYITNGISWDAQYVGILDNDDKMLNLSSWISLSNNSGKAFTDVTLKLMAGDVNLAPQYPAMPRDNLMKAEGYGGFEEPQITEKEFFEYHLYTLENKAVDINNNQQKQLSLFDPTDVKVEKVYRFNANYGNDISVLIIFKNDDKSGLGIPLPMGKIRMFKTQDSDAAEFVGEDYIEHTPRNEEVELTIGTAFDIKGECVLLESTRPSQKSREEIYECEIRNQKDDPVTVEITKNLGTNWSITSSDISYTKKDAYTIEFDVKVPAEDKVNFRFTVLYKY
- a CDS encoding BamA/TamA family outer membrane protein, which produces MNSSIIIVENCGRIVLQKSSWSKKYLFGIVFLIYTILLSVSPLYSQELIIHSIEITGNSHFTDTQIIQALNLYPEDEFSYETLNRNIENILQLYFAQGLYLTNIAPPEVIPSNNGDGVDITIHIEEGKRLLVGGITFEGNRYFSDDKLKTYLSQRKNSPFFIQKANNDIKTISTVYSEKGYPFCKVSIDSLTIKEDLLYVTYRIRENKLVRISDIIFEGNKVSKHKTLKLILNFQENEIYDSRKIEQARRNLLQKEYIESVEIVPVNDWQIMVTIKEKSMSHFQGVLGFASSKDDEPFSERLTGFIDFSFLNILGTDREVQLKWNKLTAKSSEFFIAYHEPFILSQQISAEAALRRKTFDTTYVNTDVQFASFFTMKNYNTFGLQYTYSSSIEDTASMERNGIGVMFQTNKLDYVINPRKGYKNTTSYSIRWRTKKSYEQLVSEEAEVVIPINYYNVIYLKGLTKLIFTKNYILSSYDKFTFGGYESLRGFVDNQFVSAKFGIISFEYRYLLSRDSRAFAFVDYGYCKEYKSLIGVGLGVRLKSKIGIIKIDYGIGYQDGKWTNPLQGTVHFGLETGF
- the smc gene encoding chromosome segregation protein SMC, whose protein sequence is MKLSQLEIVGFKSFGEPIKFSFSKGLTGIVGPNGCGKSNISDAIHWVLGEQNARRLRGGTMRDVIFKGTRKRTAHSFTEVSIIIENDKKILPIEYEEVKITRKLYSDGESEYRINDQNCRLKDILNLFYDTGMGRRAYSFIDQSMIEDLLNSSDEDKRYLFEEAAGIMKYNQSQRTCENKLNLVENDLIRLDDIISEVKYQVGSLRHQVGKAKRYQNLNNSINTIKIQLAGINFFKLHKQLVPMNEKFLALEKKITENNKELAKYEADFTQKEREHLAIEEKIKNEQAKQRSIEYVINSYEKQTLLNKQQIENNKNKLEDTHERIKAIKLQKESRSDVLEKEHQKLEETKEALVEQKKQAETIEKKLSEIKDQVNILYKENDEIYHKINELQSRRQRILNQKNELDTRQHLIAEQVGRISEKITDYSNKYNKFCELVADHEKKQKDNALVVNKLSEKKDLLEKDIEKIKSDEQTLIDESHDITMQIKALENEKQQLVEWERNFAGYSDGTKAILEKFKHKDITTLAETISVKDEYIGLVEQALRNMLLSAVCEENDIQEILTYLKDQKLTSQIILKHHSEKIPKITQIEKTIPLTDVLTLKKGFVHPEIFNNYYIVQDLQTALSLVSQYRDTENLLYFITRDGALFSNHGVVTTHWIDSSSKGLLSRKNELSELDKKISNLNKKHTQAHKSIEDIQNQKEDKLNKLKNLSQEIAQTSDQIEKERKQLVNISVQRDNFKDLVAENHEELSKLEKQKSEIAQGLKDIQEKLAEIPEQEEEELQKKLESVQATLKTTRREQYRHDEMLNDQKIEVTKLEKDIGYITQNIVRIKETALSNEQEMARLQNSIEPLKQDIENLQNETDKLEISFKEKLDELNKFKESNVSIENDFHAIRKVLEEIKITLHELEFKKDVFSSEKSDVELKIQETKIKIDHLKDDVIQHYHHDLSHDKPEEYENLNTSELIADREKQEKRLEGLGPINLAAINDYETQKKRLEFLNEQRQDLVDSKTNLQEAISQLNETAEKMFMNTFTIIQKNFDMIYKEIFDGGKGILKLENPGDPLNSKIEIYSNPKGKKITNITLLSSGEKALTAIALLFSIYLVKPSPFCILDEIDAPLDDSNVGRFLKLVNKFSENTQFLIITHNKRTIEAVDYLYGITMEEEGVSKIVSVKLD